The following are encoded in a window of Halosolutus halophilus genomic DNA:
- a CDS encoding SelT/SelW/SelH family protein: MTTVEIEYCVPCGFLSRAEDVQHALLTSFGEELDAVTLETGDRGVFIVRADGDVVFDKQQDEYDVDEIVRSVRERL, from the coding sequence ATGACGACCGTCGAAATCGAGTACTGCGTCCCGTGTGGCTTCCTGAGCCGCGCAGAGGACGTCCAGCACGCCCTCCTGACGTCGTTCGGTGAGGAACTCGACGCCGTCACGCTCGAGACGGGCGATCGGGGCGTCTTCATCGTCCGGGCGGACGGGGACGTCGTCTTCGACAAGCAGCAAGACGAGTACGACGTCGACGAAATCGTCCGTAGCGTCCGGGAGCGGCTCTAG
- a CDS encoding small ribosomal subunit Rsm22 family protein, protein MSDQREAIRSNAKYLRNVRPIDPEEICDYVSGTPHPAVVRQHLREDAADLGLIERDDGTFVPVDDEPVSPRRGPVERFPADYEGRLEDLLVDRYGVNWHEDGTGDLLRSTIRRFKERYLERRPVEYDDDVAAGYAIYHLPAYYAAVQYALDDLAERDLLGRSLRVLDVGAGVGGPALGLCDYLPDDGLLDYHAIEPSAAADVLEDLLAETGRNVHATVHRTTVEAFDPAAVGRSTDPAGGDGFDPTAPDDGFDLVLACNVLSELDDPEAVAERSLELLAPDGTLLAMAPADRNTAIQLREVERALEGTRIDVSVGDGNGDGDDHDRPGVVTVYGPPVRLWPGETPSDRGWSFDVRPDLAVPSFQRRLDEAAPAGDDEHAPGEFVNVDVQFAYSLLRLDGRRRIDLDLDPDEWARMAEMDRHVTNRIDLVAAKLSRSLSEDDGNPLFKISDGSESIDHYAVLTRETSLNRALLEADYGEVLAFEQILALWNDDEEAYNLVVDEETIVDRIA, encoded by the coding sequence GTGAGCGACCAGCGGGAGGCCATTCGGTCGAACGCGAAGTACCTGCGCAACGTCCGCCCGATCGATCCCGAGGAGATCTGCGACTACGTCTCGGGGACCCCGCATCCGGCGGTCGTCCGCCAGCACCTCCGCGAGGACGCCGCCGATCTCGGGCTGATCGAACGCGACGACGGGACGTTCGTCCCGGTCGACGACGAACCGGTCTCCCCCCGTCGCGGACCCGTCGAACGGTTTCCCGCCGACTACGAGGGCCGACTCGAGGACCTGCTGGTCGATCGCTACGGCGTCAACTGGCACGAGGACGGGACGGGCGACCTGCTCCGATCGACGATCCGCCGGTTCAAGGAACGGTACCTCGAGCGGCGGCCGGTCGAGTACGACGACGACGTCGCGGCGGGGTACGCGATCTACCACCTGCCGGCCTACTACGCGGCCGTCCAGTACGCGCTGGACGATCTGGCCGAACGGGACCTGCTCGGTCGTAGCCTGCGCGTGCTCGACGTCGGGGCGGGCGTCGGCGGCCCCGCGCTCGGGCTCTGTGACTACCTCCCAGACGATGGCCTGCTCGACTACCACGCGATCGAACCGAGCGCGGCGGCGGACGTCCTCGAGGACCTGCTCGCCGAGACGGGCCGGAACGTCCACGCGACGGTCCACCGGACGACCGTAGAGGCGTTCGATCCGGCCGCAGTGGGCCGCAGTACGGACCCAGCCGGCGGCGACGGCTTCGATCCGACCGCGCCCGACGACGGCTTCGACCTCGTGCTCGCGTGTAACGTCCTGAGCGAACTCGACGACCCGGAGGCCGTCGCCGAGCGCTCCCTCGAACTGCTCGCCCCCGACGGGACCCTCCTCGCGATGGCACCGGCGGACAGGAACACCGCGATCCAGTTGCGCGAGGTCGAACGCGCGCTCGAAGGGACGCGGATCGACGTCTCGGTCGGCGACGGGAATGGCGACGGCGACGACCATGATCGACCGGGCGTGGTCACCGTCTACGGCCCGCCGGTCCGGCTGTGGCCCGGCGAGACCCCGTCCGATCGGGGCTGGTCGTTCGACGTCCGGCCGGACCTCGCCGTCCCGTCGTTCCAGCGGCGACTCGACGAGGCCGCGCCCGCGGGCGACGACGAACACGCACCCGGCGAGTTCGTCAACGTCGACGTCCAGTTCGCCTACTCGCTGCTTCGACTCGACGGTCGACGGCGGATCGACCTCGACCTCGATCCCGACGAGTGGGCGCGGATGGCCGAGATGGACCGCCACGTCACGAACCGGATCGACCTCGTGGCGGCGAAACTCAGTCGCTCGCTGAGCGAGGACGACGGCAACCCCCTGTTCAAGATCAGCGACGGCAGCGAGTCGATCGACCACTACGCCGTCCTCACCCGGGAGACCTCGCTCAACCGGGCGCTGCTCGAGGCCGACTACGGCGAGGTCCTGGCCTTCGAGCAGATCCTCGCCCTCTGGAACGACGACGAGGAGGCGTACAACCTCGTCGTCGACGAGGAGACGATCGTCGATCGGATCGCCTAG
- the surE gene encoding 5'/3'-nucleotidase SurE translates to MSDDLEILLTNDDGIDSTGIRALYDALSEHANVTVVAPASDKSACGRSISHAVDVWEHDLGYAVEGTPADCVVAGLAELGPFPDLVVAGCNEGANLGEYVLGRSGTISAAVEAAFFDVPAIATSLYVPADDETPYYEFEVTTEDFAEAARVTTFLAEHALDAGVFDHAAYLNVNVPLPDGEPAPIEITRPSKRYEMDAERNGDAVHLTDRVWEAMDPESLPDPEGTDRRAVVEGRISVSPLTAPHATNHHEILDDLAATYSSR, encoded by the coding sequence ATGAGCGACGACCTCGAGATCCTGTTGACGAACGACGACGGGATCGACAGCACCGGGATCCGGGCGCTGTACGACGCCCTGAGCGAGCACGCCAACGTAACCGTCGTCGCCCCGGCCAGCGACAAGAGCGCCTGCGGCCGATCGATCTCGCACGCGGTCGACGTCTGGGAGCACGACCTGGGCTACGCCGTCGAGGGAACGCCCGCGGACTGCGTCGTCGCCGGACTGGCGGAACTCGGCCCCTTTCCCGACCTCGTCGTCGCGGGCTGTAACGAGGGTGCGAACCTCGGCGAGTACGTCCTCGGGCGATCGGGGACGATCAGCGCGGCCGTCGAGGCCGCGTTCTTCGACGTCCCTGCCATCGCGACCTCGCTGTACGTCCCCGCCGACGACGAGACCCCCTACTACGAGTTCGAGGTCACGACCGAGGACTTCGCCGAAGCGGCGCGCGTGACGACGTTCCTCGCCGAACACGCCCTCGACGCTGGCGTCTTCGACCACGCCGCCTATCTCAACGTCAACGTCCCGCTGCCGGACGGCGAACCGGCCCCGATCGAGATCACGCGCCCCTCGAAGCGCTACGAGATGGACGCCGAACGAAACGGCGACGCCGTCCACCTCACGGACCGCGTCTGGGAGGCGATGGACCCCGAGTCGTTACCGGATCCCGAGGGAACCGATCGGCGGGCCGTCGTCGAGGGCCGCATCAGCGTCTCGCCGCTGACGGCCCCGCACGCGACGAACCACCACGAAATTCTCGACGACCTCGCGGCGACCTATAGTAGCCGCTGA
- a CDS encoding prephenate dehydrogenase/arogenate dehydrogenase family protein yields the protein MEVLIVGAGSMGTWFGGAVDADVTFADVDPVAASAAAEAVDGHVTELEGTDSYDVVCIAVPMAHVVDAIATHADRAERALVDVSGVMEPPLEAMARHAPSLERVSLHPLFAPERAPGSIAVVREESGPAADALLDALAARGNDLVETTAAEHDEAMESVQAATHAAVLSFALAAEAVPEGFETPIYAELRNLVETMTAGTPRVYADIQETFDGAEAVAEAAADVAAADADELATLYREAAARWQSNARPPDEADSATPNDDGTGGDNP from the coding sequence ATGGAGGTACTGATCGTCGGCGCGGGGTCGATGGGGACGTGGTTCGGTGGTGCCGTCGACGCCGACGTGACGTTCGCCGACGTCGATCCTGTCGCCGCGAGCGCGGCGGCCGAGGCCGTCGACGGCCACGTTACCGAACTCGAGGGGACCGACAGCTACGACGTCGTCTGCATCGCGGTTCCGATGGCCCACGTCGTCGACGCGATCGCGACCCACGCCGATCGGGCGGAGCGCGCGCTCGTCGACGTCTCCGGCGTGATGGAACCCCCACTCGAGGCGATGGCGCGACACGCTCCCTCGCTCGAGCGGGTGAGTCTACACCCGCTCTTCGCCCCCGAACGCGCCCCCGGCTCGATCGCGGTCGTCCGCGAGGAGTCCGGACCGGCCGCCGACGCGCTGCTCGACGCGCTCGCGGCGCGGGGGAACGACCTCGTCGAGACGACGGCGGCCGAACACGACGAGGCGATGGAATCGGTGCAGGCGGCGACCCACGCCGCCGTGCTCTCCTTCGCCCTCGCGGCGGAGGCGGTCCCGGAGGGGTTCGAGACGCCGATCTACGCGGAGCTACGGAACCTCGTGGAGACGATGACGGCGGGAACGCCACGCGTCTACGCCGACATCCAGGAGACGTTCGACGGTGCCGAGGCCGTCGCCGAGGCCGCCGCCGACGTCGCCGCGGCCGACGCCGACGAACTCGCGACGCTGTACCGCGAGGCAGCGGCCAGGTGGCAGTCGAACGCGCGGCCTCCCGACGAGGCCGATTCGGCGACCCCGAACGACGACGGAACTGGAGGTGATAACCCGTGA
- a CDS encoding DUF1328 family protein — translation MLELALLFFVIAIVAGALGAGGVAGLSMAIGKWLVLAFLVLAVLSLLL, via the coding sequence ATGTTAGAACTCGCACTGCTGTTCTTCGTGATCGCGATCGTTGCAGGAGCGCTCGGCGCGGGCGGCGTCGCCGGACTCAGCATGGCGATCGGGAAGTGGCTCGTCCTGGCGTTTCTGGTGCTCGCCGTCCTCTCCCTGTTGCTGTAA
- a CDS encoding helix-turn-helix transcriptional regulator: protein MVFSALRTRLSSLWSSSAADEGESTESTATAPEGSAAEEDDETLSYAEQIEYGVDERDLPDEDKVLRLLVKRGGRVNQRTVQEETGWTEDRLETVIDRMEDDDQISAITVGRKRVICRRGFEPKGYRGHLNE from the coding sequence ATGGTATTCAGTGCACTTCGAACTCGACTCTCGTCCCTCTGGTCTTCGAGCGCCGCCGACGAGGGGGAATCGACCGAGTCCACGGCGACCGCGCCCGAAGGATCGGCCGCCGAGGAGGACGACGAAACGTTGAGCTACGCAGAACAGATCGAGTACGGCGTCGACGAACGGGACCTCCCCGACGAGGACAAAGTTCTCAGGCTCCTCGTGAAACGCGGCGGACGCGTCAACCAGAGGACGGTCCAGGAGGAAACCGGCTGGACGGAGGACCGGCTCGAGACCGTCATCGATCGGATGGAAGACGACGACCAGATCAGCGCGATCACCGTAGGTCGCAAGCGGGTGATCTGTCGCCGTGGATTCGAACCGAAGGGGTATCGTGGACACCTCAACGAATAA